The proteins below come from a single Deinococcus aestuarii genomic window:
- a CDS encoding VIT family protein, producing the protein MSQASPHDQTFVLQKIQPALLGLMDGSVSTLAPLFATAGLTGRPVDAFFVGLAASVGAGISMGLAEALSDDGVVSGRGTPLARGAITGVATILGGMLHTLPFLLPDLRVALSLAYAVVLVELLVIAYIRWHYMRSPLAQTVVQVIVGGGVVFGVGVWLGTLGARP; encoded by the coding sequence ATGTCACAGGCCTCCCCTCACGACCAGACGTTCGTGCTCCAGAAGATTCAACCCGCCCTGCTGGGCCTGATGGACGGCTCGGTCAGCACCCTCGCGCCGCTGTTCGCCACGGCGGGGCTGACGGGCAGACCCGTCGACGCCTTTTTCGTGGGCCTGGCCGCCTCGGTGGGGGCGGGCATCAGCATGGGGCTGGCCGAGGCGCTCAGCGACGACGGCGTCGTCTCGGGGCGCGGCACCCCCCTCGCGCGCGGCGCGATCACCGGGGTCGCCACCATCCTCGGCGGGATGCTGCACACCCTGCCCTTCCTGTTGCCCGACCTGCGCGTCGCCCTCAGCCTCGCCTACGCCGTCGTGCTGGTCGAACTGCTGGTCATCGCCTATATCCGCTGGCACTACATGCGCTCGCCGCTCGCCCAGACCGTCGTGCAGGTGATCGTGGGCGGTGGGGTCGTGTTCGGCGTCGGGGTGTGGCTGGGGACCCTCGGCGCCCGCCCCTGA
- a CDS encoding sensor histidine kinase: protein MTIRTRLALGVALQTAVVVLVVAAVQFLALRSFLAVAEYERLEMLIPRLEQELAARPRSGTSPPLEITTLPRNVDVRVLQGGQVVAVTENFPPIPADLPPGYAPRAGHDVLIATVTLRGGAATAQLASDVLGVVNPLRAYLRALAVTVPTAAALVALLSFLLAGRLLRPVARLQEAAARLGQRGDLRTPLPGAGRNDEVGRLAGTLQTSFAQLADVREREEEFTRAAAHDLRSPLAALKMRLQGSLAGPRSEAELREDMAEALADVERMRRLTEHLLLLARGVRAVQLLPVDLARVAGEAVDRAREAAPDVRLDFETRGDATVIGDEALLTHLVENLIGNGLRYGQGADMRVNVGGEADHVRLTVQDAGPGVPETALPHLAEPFYQVNTARGGDGNGLGLAIVQRVAQTHGATLRFENGEPGGLRVAVDFPPARPD, encoded by the coding sequence ATGACCATCCGCACCCGGCTCGCCCTGGGGGTCGCCCTCCAGACCGCCGTGGTGGTCCTGGTGGTCGCGGCGGTGCAGTTTCTCGCCCTGCGCTCCTTTCTGGCCGTGGCGGAGTACGAGCGCCTGGAAATGCTGATCCCGCGCCTGGAGCAGGAGCTGGCGGCGCGGCCCCGGTCCGGGACGTCCCCGCCGCTCGAGATCACGACGCTCCCGCGCAACGTGGACGTGCGGGTCCTGCAGGGCGGGCAGGTGGTGGCGGTCACGGAGAACTTCCCGCCCATCCCGGCCGACCTGCCGCCCGGCTACGCGCCGCGCGCGGGGCACGACGTGCTCATCGCCACGGTGACCCTGCGCGGGGGAGCGGCCACGGCCCAACTGGCCAGCGACGTGCTGGGGGTCGTCAACCCGCTGCGCGCCTACCTGCGGGCGCTGGCGGTCACCGTGCCGACCGCGGCGGCGCTGGTGGCCCTGCTGAGCTTCCTCCTGGCGGGACGGCTGCTGCGCCCGGTGGCCCGCTTGCAGGAGGCGGCCGCGCGGCTGGGGCAGCGGGGGGACCTGCGGACCCCCCTGCCCGGGGCAGGGCGCAACGACGAAGTCGGGCGGCTGGCCGGGACCCTGCAAACGTCCTTCGCGCAACTCGCGGATGTCCGCGAGCGGGAGGAGGAGTTCACCCGGGCCGCCGCCCACGACCTGCGCTCCCCCCTCGCGGCGCTCAAGATGCGGCTGCAAGGCTCGCTCGCCGGGCCGCGCTCTGAGGCCGAGCTGCGCGAGGACATGGCCGAGGCGCTCGCCGACGTGGAGCGGATGCGCCGGCTCACCGAACACCTGTTGCTGCTCGCCCGGGGCGTGCGGGCGGTGCAACTCCTGCCGGTGGACCTCGCCCGGGTGGCCGGCGAGGCGGTGGACCGGGCGCGCGAGGCGGCACCCGACGTGCGGTTGGACTTCGAGACCCGGGGCGACGCCACGGTGATCGGCGACGAGGCGCTGCTCACCCACCTCGTCGAGAACCTGATCGGGAACGGCCTGCGGTACGGGCAGGGCGCCGACATGCGGGTGAACGTGGGCGGTGAGGCAGACCACGTGCGCCTGACGGTGCAGGACGCGGGCCCGGGCGTGCCCGAGACGGCCCTCCCGCACCTGGCCGAGCCCTTCTATCAGGTGAACACCGCCCGCGGTGGGGACGGCAACGGGCTGGGGCTCGCCATCGTGCAGCGCGTGGCGCAGACGCACGGGGCCACCCTGCGCTTCGAGAACGGCGAGCCCGGGGGCCTGCGCGTCGCGGTGGACTTCCCTCCTGCCAGACCCGATTAA
- a CDS encoding response regulator transcription factor has product MRLLLVEDDPRIALPTARALSDAGHEVKVEPDGVRGLTQARSGGYDALLLDVMLPGLDGFELARTLRAEGAEVPIVFLTARGALHDRVDGLDLGGDAYLVKPFELPELLATLRAIVRRGEGARSARVEFGGGAGLLDARHRQVWWQGQVVGFTAREYALLETLVLSKGRWFTREELLARVWGPDFGGEARVVDVYVSYLRRKLTADVLVSSRGLGYRVP; this is encoded by the coding sequence GTGCGGCTGCTGCTAGTGGAGGACGACCCGCGCATCGCGCTCCCGACCGCGCGGGCGCTCTCCGACGCGGGCCACGAGGTCAAGGTGGAGCCGGACGGCGTGCGTGGGCTGACCCAGGCGCGCTCGGGGGGCTACGACGCCCTGCTGCTCGACGTGATGCTCCCGGGCCTCGACGGGTTCGAGCTGGCCCGCACCCTGCGGGCGGAGGGCGCCGAGGTGCCCATCGTGTTTCTCACCGCCCGGGGCGCCCTGCACGACCGGGTGGACGGCCTGGACCTGGGCGGCGACGCCTACCTGGTCAAGCCCTTCGAGCTGCCCGAGTTGCTCGCCACCCTGCGGGCGATTGTGCGGCGCGGCGAGGGGGCGCGCAGCGCGCGGGTCGAGTTCGGCGGTGGGGCGGGTCTCCTGGACGCCCGGCACCGCCAGGTGTGGTGGCAGGGACAGGTGGTGGGCTTCACGGCGCGCGAGTACGCCCTGCTCGAGACGCTGGTGCTCTCGAAGGGGCGCTGGTTCACCCGGGAGGAACTGCTCGCGCGGGTCTGGGGTCCGGACTTCGGGGGCGAGGCGCGGGTGGTGGACGTGTACGTGAGCTACCTGCGGCGCAAGCTGACGGCCGACGTGCTCGTGAGTTCGCGTGGGCTGGGGTACCGGGTGCCATGA
- a CDS encoding Dps family protein — translation MKHLILLSALLLPSALAGGAGAQSAGAGVPSTNVNAPAPTTGQPTAQNTGTASPLPYNRASGLPAAGTEDLKKSVQALQNTLTELQALQLQTKQAHWNVSGTLWYTLHELLQEHYEGISKYADDVAERQLSVGASSDGRAITIVAASRLPEIQAGFMDDSQVIQFFTYQYETVGQRIHQRIGDVEKVDPTTANLLQEVEHSIEKDQWQMRAFLQNTPRDPNSGFDLNNNQPVPLRGK, via the coding sequence ATGAAACACCTGATCCTCCTCTCCGCCCTCCTCCTTCCCTCGGCCCTCGCGGGCGGGGCGGGCGCCCAGAGCGCCGGTGCCGGTGTGCCATCCACCAACGTGAATGCGCCCGCGCCCACCACCGGGCAGCCCACCGCGCAGAACACGGGCACGGCCTCGCCCCTGCCCTACAACCGCGCATCCGGCCTGCCCGCTGCTGGCACCGAGGACCTGAAAAAGAGCGTGCAGGCGCTGCAAAATACCCTGACCGAGCTTCAGGCCCTGCAACTCCAGACCAAGCAGGCGCACTGGAACGTGTCGGGCACCCTGTGGTACACCCTGCACGAACTCCTTCAGGAGCATTACGAGGGCATCAGCAAGTACGCGGACGACGTGGCCGAGCGCCAGCTCTCGGTGGGGGCGTCGAGCGACGGGCGGGCGATCACCATCGTTGCCGCCTCGCGCCTGCCGGAGATTCAGGCGGGTTTCATGGACGACAGCCAGGTGATCCAGTTCTTCACCTACCAGTACGAGACGGTGGGGCAGCGCATCCATCAGCGCATCGGCGACGTGGAAAAGGTGGACCCCACGACGGCGAACCTGCTGCAGGAGGTGGAGCACAGCATCGAGAAAGACCAGTGGCAGATGCGCGCCTTCCTTCAGAACACGCCGCGCGACCCCAACAGCGGCTTCGACCTCAACAACAACCAGCCCGTGCCCCTGCGTGGGAAATAA